Proteins encoded within one genomic window of Manis pentadactyla isolate mManPen7 chromosome 4, mManPen7.hap1, whole genome shotgun sequence:
- the LOC130683219 gene encoding LOW QUALITY PROTEIN: voltage-dependent N-type calcium channel subunit alpha-1B-like (The sequence of the model RefSeq protein was modified relative to this genomic sequence to represent the inferred CDS: deleted 1 base in 1 codon; substituted 1 base at 1 genomic stop codon), producing MGMDRRSLRDRAQRAGSTLAAIAGMKQHQCDAELRKEISSVWTNLPQKTLDLLMPPHKPNEMTVGKVYAALMIFDFYKQNKTTRDQTHQAPGGLSQMGPASLFHPLKAILEQAQLAVLLGARVFLRQKSSASLSNGGAVQTQEGCTEESVSXVTQKVQKAPQELRTPLAHGHSTEIPAVQPGRSAVDVQMQGMALRGPAGEPQPGLESQGRAASMPRLAAETQPPSDASPMKCSISTLAPQRPCLDHLCNATLDSAPASQAASHHHRCHRCRDRKQKSLEKGPSLSADTDGAPSSTAGPGPPQGEGPVGCQRERRQEHGRFQERRQSSSSEKQCFYSCDRFGGREPPQPKPSLSSHPTSPMVSQEPGPLRQGSGSMNGSPLLSTSGASTPGRGGRRQLPQTPLTPCPSITYKMANSSPVHFAGAQTSLPAFSRGQLSHGLSEHNALLLRDTLSQPLAPGSRIGSDLYLGQRLDSEVTAHTQPEDTLTFEDAVATNSGCSSQLTSSYVSSLTSQSHPLCHVPNGYHCTLGLSSGGQVRHSYHHPDQDHWC from the exons ATGGGCATGGACAGGAGGAGCCTAAGGGACCGGGCACAAAGGGCTGGCAGTACCCTGGCAGCCAT CGCGGGCATGAAGCAGCACCAGTGTGATGCAGAGCTGAGGAAGGAGATTTCCTCTGTATGGACCAATCTGCCCCAGAAGACCCTGGATTTACTGATGCCACCCCATAAAC CCAATGAAATGACAGTGGGGAAAGTCTATGCAGCTCTGATGATCTTCGACTTCtacaaacagaacaaaaccacCAGAGACCAGACTCACCAAGCTCCAGGAGGCCTGTCCCAG ATGGGCCCCGCATCCCTGTTCCACCCTCTGAAGGCCATACTGGAGCAGGCGCAGCTGGCCGTGCTCCTAGGAGCCCGCGTTTTCCTTCGGCAGAAGAGCTCAGCGTCCCTCAGCAACGGCGGGGCTGT ACAGACCCAAGAGGGCTGCACAGAGGAATCTGTTTCCTGAGTCACCCAGAAGGTCCAGAAGGCGCCCCAGGAATTGAGGACGCCCCTGGCACATGGCCACTCCACAGAGATCCCAGCTGTACAGCCAGGAAGATCT GCTGTGGATGTCCAGATGCAGGGCATGGCCCTGAGAGGCCCTGCTGGAGAACCCCAACCCGGGCTGGAGAGCCAGGGCCGAGCAGCATCCATGCCTCGCCTGGCAGCAGAGACTCAG CCACCCTCAGATGCCAGCCCCATGAAGTGTTCCATCTCCACGCTGGCTCCCCAGCGCCCCTGCTTGGATCATCTCTGCAATGCCACCCTGGACAGTGCACCAGCCAGCCAGGCTGCTTCCCACCACCACCGCTGCCATCGCTGCAGGGACAGGAAGCAGAAGTCCCTGGAGAAGGGGCCCAGCTTGTCCGCAGACACGGATGGTG CACCCAGCAGCACTGCGGGCCCAGGGCCACCCCAGGGAGAGGGGCCTGTGGGATGCCAGAGGGAGCGCAGGCAGGAGCATGGCCGGTTCCAGGAGCGGAGGCAGTCTTCCTCCTCTGAGAAGCAGTGCTTCTACTCATGTGACCGCTTTGGGGGCCGTGAGCCCCCACAGCCCAAGCCCTCTCTCAGCAGCCACCCTACATCACCAATGGTCAGTCAGGAGCCAGGACCCCTGAGACAG GGTAGTGGCTCAATGAATGGGAGCCCCTTGTTGTCAACATCTGGTGCTAGCACCCCTGGCCGTGGTGGGAGGAGGCAGCTCCCCCAGACCCCACTCACCCCCTGTCCCAGCATCACCTACAAGATGGCCAACTCCTCCCCTGTCCACTTTGCTGGGGCTCAGACAAGCCTCCCTGCCTTCTCCCGTGGTCAGCTTAGCCATGGCCTTTCTGAACACAATGCCCTGCTCCTGAGAGACACCCTTAgccagcccctggcccctggcTCTCGAATAGGCTCTGATCTTTACCTGGGACAGCGTCTGGACAGTGAGGTCACTGCCCACACCCAGCCTGAGGACACACTCACCTTCGAGGACGCTGTGGCCACCAACTCAGGCTGCTCCTCCCAG CTGACATCATCCTATGTGTCCTCCCTGACCTCCCAGTCCCATCCCCTCTGCCATGTGCCCAATGGCTACCACTGTACTCTGGGGCTCAGCTCTGGTGGCCAGGTACGACACAGCTACCACCACCCAGACCAAGACCACTGGTGCTAG